In Trifolium pratense cultivar HEN17-A07 linkage group LG7, ARS_RC_1.1, whole genome shotgun sequence, a genomic segment contains:
- the LOC123899198 gene encoding probable glycosyltransferase At5g25310, whose protein sequence is MEICCRKLMLMLFLALFTVIFTVVLPLHWMRSTTAVVEPSFNSVSFHDLLTNVYGAENDHIFAVQPAGRHSNSTGPREVRKVKNREEKREEGLARARSSIRKVALGDHRSNLTPSTPHHDGYIPAGAVYHNPRLFYQSYLEMEKIFKVYVYPDGDLPIVHDGPCKDIYSIEGRFLHEMEHGVGKFRTNDPNAAHVYFLPFSVTWMVKYLYTPSSYDITPLKHFVSDYVKVISMRYPFWNRTRGADHFMLACHDWGPHASKGNPFLYNNSIRVLCNANTSEGFNPLKDVSLPEIHLFGGEVSPKLLSPPPDNAPRRYLAFFAGGMHGPIRPILLHHWRNRDSDFRVYEYLPKGVDYYSLMLNSKFCLCPSGHEVASPRIVESIYAECVPVILSDYYVLPFSDVLRWEAFSVQVDVSDIPRLKEVLSAIPESKYRNLKQGVRAVRKHFTLNQPAKRFDVFHMILHSIWLRRLNIKLG, encoded by the exons ATGGAGATTTGTTGTAGAAAATTGATGTTAATGCTCTTTCTAGCTTTATTCACTGTCATCTTTACGGTGGTGCTTCCTTTGCATTGGATGCGATCCACCACCGCCGTCGTTGAGCCGTCGTTTAATTCAGTTTCATTTCACGACTTACTAACAAATGTTTACGGCGCCGAGAACGATCACATCTTTGCCGTTCAACCTGCTGGTCGTCACTCAAACTCTACCGGACCG AGGGAAGTGAGAAAAGTGAAGAACAGAGAAGAGAAGCGAGAAGAAGGACTTGCACGAGCGAGAAGTTCCATTCGCAAAGTTGCATTAGGAGATCATAGAAGCAATCTCACTCCGTCAACACCACACCACGACGGTTACATTCCCGCCGGAGCTGTTTATCACAACCCGCGcttattttatca GAGCTACTTGGAGATGGAGAAGATATTCAAAGTATATGTATACCCAGATGGGGACCTACCAATTGTTCACGATGGCCCTTGTAAGGACATATATTCCATTGAAGGAAGGTTCCTCCATGAGATGGAACATGGGGTTGGGAAATTTAGAACTAATGATCCTAATGCAGCTCATGTTTACTTTTTACCATTCAGTGTGACATGGATGGTCAAATACCTCTATACACCATCCTCTTATGATATCACTCCTTTAAAGCATTTTGTCTCTGATTATGTGAAAGTGATATCTATGAGGTACCCCTTCTGGAACAGAACTCGTGGTGCTGACCACTTCATGCTTGCTTGTCATGATTGG GGTCCACATGCATCAAAGGGTAATCCTTTCCTCTACAATAACTCTATCCGAGTCTTGTGCAATGCCAACACTTCTGAAGGTTTCAATCCTCTAAAGGATGTATCTTTACCAGAAATTCATCTATTTGGAGGTGAAGTATCTCCTAAACTTCTTTCACCTCCACCGGACAACGCCCCGCGTCGCTATCTTGCCTTCTTTGCCGGTGGTATGCACGGCCCAATTCGCCCCATTCTTCTCCACCACTGGAGAAACAGAGACAGTGATTTCCGTGTCTATGAGTATCTCCCTAAAGGGGTAGATTACTATTCTCTAATGCTAAACTCCAAGTTCTGTCTATGTCCAAGTGGCCATGAAGTGGCTAGCCCAAGAATTGTAGAGTCAATTTATGCAGAATGTGTACCTGTGATTCTATCAGATTATTATGTGTTGCCCTTCAGTGATGTACTGAGATGGGAGGCATTTTCAGTGCAGGTTGATGTTTCAGATATTCCAAGGTTGAAAGAGGTTCTTAGTGCTATTCCAGAGAGTAAGTATAGGAATCTCAAGCAAGGTGTAAGGGCTGTGAGGAAACATTTTACTCTGAATCAGCCAGCTAAAAGATTTGATGTTTTTCACATGATCTTACACTCAATATGGCTGAGAAGATTGAATATAAAACTCGGATAG